The following proteins come from a genomic window of Natrinema saccharevitans:
- a CDS encoding HD domain-containing protein: MKTIKDSVHDHIRVDGVARDLLDTPALQRLRRINQLGTVSLVYPSANHTRFEHSLGVYHLACEALEQLGIEGREAQRVHAAAMLHDVGHGPFSHNLESLTHRRTGRYHDDVHDLLADGEVGEVLRSHGLEPDRVADLVAGEGRFGQLVSGELDVDRMDYLVRDAHHTGVPYGTIDHGRLVRELTFADGELVLAEGNVQTAESLLVARALMNPTVYSHSVARIGKAMLRRAAERLLESPETDVDAGILQRMDDPELLVALRSCPATSEFSRRLDQRDLFKRAVWAEMDDVPGGIIEADHGTIRAFEREISDRAGVDPERVILDVPSRPSMTESTSRVMVNGEIRRLDEQSPLVAALRASQYSQWRLGVYSPADLRDRVGRAAVDVLGLDIDGALVSEVRDGVDATLDQFVE; encoded by the coding sequence ATGAAGACGATCAAGGACAGCGTTCACGACCACATCCGGGTCGACGGCGTCGCCCGCGATCTGCTGGACACGCCGGCGCTCCAGCGGCTGCGCCGCATCAACCAACTGGGCACCGTCTCGCTGGTCTACCCCTCGGCCAACCACACCCGCTTCGAACACAGCCTCGGCGTCTATCACCTCGCCTGCGAGGCCCTCGAGCAGCTCGGTATCGAAGGTCGGGAGGCCCAGCGGGTCCACGCCGCCGCCATGCTCCACGACGTCGGCCACGGCCCCTTCAGCCACAACCTCGAGTCGCTGACCCACCGCCGGACGGGCCGGTATCACGACGACGTCCACGACCTGCTGGCCGACGGGGAGGTCGGCGAGGTGTTGCGATCGCACGGTTTAGAGCCCGACCGCGTCGCGGACCTGGTCGCCGGCGAAGGCCGGTTCGGACAGCTCGTCTCCGGGGAACTCGACGTCGATCGGATGGACTATCTGGTACGGGATGCCCACCACACCGGAGTCCCCTACGGGACGATCGATCACGGCCGACTCGTCCGTGAGTTGACCTTCGCCGACGGCGAGCTCGTCCTCGCGGAAGGCAACGTCCAGACCGCCGAGAGCCTGCTGGTCGCCCGGGCGCTGATGAACCCGACCGTCTACAGCCACAGCGTCGCCCGAATCGGGAAGGCGATGCTGCGCCGGGCGGCCGAACGGCTGCTCGAGTCCCCCGAGACCGACGTCGACGCCGGGATCCTCCAGCGGATGGACGACCCCGAACTGCTCGTGGCGTTGCGGTCGTGTCCGGCGACGAGCGAGTTCTCCCGCCGCCTCGACCAGCGGGACCTGTTCAAGCGGGCGGTGTGGGCGGAGATGGACGACGTGCCCGGCGGGATCATCGAGGCCGATCACGGGACGATCCGGGCGTTCGAACGCGAGATCAGCGACCGGGCCGGCGTCGATCCGGAGCGGGTCATCCTCGACGTGCCGAGTCGCCCCTCGATGACCGAGTCCACCTCGCGGGTGATGGTCAACGGCGAGATCAGACGACTGGACGAGCAGTCGCCGCTGGTCGCGGCCCTGCGGGCGTCCCAGTACTCCCAGTGGCGGCTCGGGGTGTACTCGCCGGCCGACCTCCGCGACCGGGTCGGCCGGGCCGCCGTCGACGTCCTCGGGCTCGACATCGACGGTGCCTTGGTCAGCGAGGTCCGGGACGGCGTGGACGCGACGCTGGACCAGTTCGTCGAGTAG
- a CDS encoding acyl-CoA thioesterase produces MAAYETTIDVRTDDLGRSGHVNNSKFVAYTDLARDRYLASHGYGPDDLAHLVVRLEVEYERALASLTPVTVGIDVTAVGETSFTLEYELRDDDAVVATVTTVAVTVDGDGPTPLPDSLREGLSADLEAVT; encoded by the coding sequence ATGGCGGCCTACGAGACGACGATCGACGTCAGGACCGACGACCTCGGGCGCAGCGGCCACGTCAACAACTCGAAGTTCGTCGCCTACACCGACCTCGCGCGGGACCGGTATCTCGCGAGTCACGGCTACGGCCCCGACGACCTCGCTCATCTGGTCGTCCGCCTCGAGGTCGAGTACGAGCGGGCGCTCGCGTCGCTGACGCCGGTCACCGTCGGAATCGACGTGACCGCCGTCGGCGAGACGAGTTTCACGCTCGAGTACGAACTCCGGGACGACGACGCGGTCGTCGCGACGGTCACCACGGTAGCGGTCACGGTCGACGGGGACGGCCCGACGCCGCTCCCGGACTCGCTGCGCGAGGGACTGAGTGCCGACCTCGAGGCGGTGACCTGA